From a single Aquarana catesbeiana isolate 2022-GZ linkage group LG09, ASM4218655v1, whole genome shotgun sequence genomic region:
- the LOC141108833 gene encoding uncharacterized protein, with translation MEFREDHCRMDEESISGEEMGIMKGDPVLQTPKSCTEVLDSNQGDADPLLKEEELCEAAGTPPHFSTPLTNKDGSTSRVGHQHCQLEYRSFYNVECEKIIQQLRQNWSASKRKLEELDISTIEAEPPPFYCTPSSVLEATTHRAKRRRTIDGPDLSETTTLKSCFVQCNPSPVCQILEESVDGLPGLSSDGKSAAPKRKLFQLAGKTRHSECNHAFIRRDGESAAGGDRRTVGCPGTGSTEAYKSTKQGPAQGEGDDKPDLESLGGSIQPLEFRSFFLAECEAICNRLKHCGSKRLLDVSTIDAEPPPSLSSSLTFLSELDSSHVKATSHMGLTQLDLEKMNLNRTATGGSFSLQKPSNSNATGPRKRTVFNTTKDMGNMHGVGSIANITQDIVTGCDEVKAADATQDIVTLYNGVSADATQDIVTNCDGMKAANATQDIVTNWDGMKAANATQDIVTMCNGVSAADATQDIVTNCDGMKAANATQDIVTNWDGMKAANATQDIVTMCNGVSAADATQDIVTNCDGMKAADATQDIVTMYIGVSAANATHDIVTMCDEACVLKATLNMMAPDKVSGANTTQDIVKEDGNFVADVTQDIDMEHDISVANATGETMPMCDENGSNVMPNIAMRAVDCKGNPAKIMGAHVLKTNNVGTVHDDVANPKTVTFCNRDPAAGRTLNSTTTLSLQEFKTKLMKVTHESTTRRIIKMHCAVSAADSTRPKTETCAEVPISDTAQDMETIQGQAPGAEGEQGRVCNVPVAQRRILMAGDTNIPERAHGAINRENGIKNTTFLCIQRKSDQNGVTSGHTGDIAHICKEFLPASYTSPLSTMNSTVTISNSGQVHTEESTTTINNSSQVHTEGSTTTINDSSQVHSEGTTATISDSAQVHSMGPTTTISDAGQVHSEGPTTTIGYSGQVYSEGPTTTISESCQIHTEGSKTIAMSTPSTCREQVTHTTKDVVINSMEVCSNITTCNAMATSIAEDTGFITRELESNTTPSNTEVIVANCTLQSGVPQVAQPKNDGRGNRAMSLGGGNPMDSICDLDITHIANEESVFRKGSFNFITSTPLPCMNSNVFIKKSSSNSIQPTPKLFPNKDQREQKQMAIPKLVTSGLPMRGNFTQIRGQLSQDFPTPGPIKSSLPKAAKTSSRVPKPATGISIPRYPVVSTTVIKTQQVNGSVTSEKVQVGLSTTNRIPTGLPRRNVGITQTGAANRIPHPKGLENGPRAGKGSGIKDGCDTDGASFVRPPDQICTLANRIRTEKIPNVTPGPPSTARDGKASFLPTPQPAGPRTLGSVRPGLTFIRTPQLAGSLTASRIRPCASALPVRKIQAAPILRSTRGPQ, from the exons ATGGAGTTCAGGGAAGATCATTGCAGAATGGATGAAGAAAGTATTTCTGGAGAGGAGATGGGAATAATGAAGGGCGACCCCGTACTGCAGACCCCGAAGAGCTGCACTGAGGTCCTGGATTCCAACCAAGGCGATGCTGATCCTCTGCTGAAGGAGGAAGAGCTGTGTGAGGCCGCCGGGACCCCCCCACACTTCAGCACCCCCCTAACCAATAAAGATGGATCGACTTCTAGAGTTGGCCATCAGCACTGCCAACTGGAATACAGAAGCTTCTACAATGTGGAGTGCGAGAAGATTATCCAACAGCTGCGGCAGAACTGGAGCGCCAGCAAACGCAAACTCGAGGAACTGGACATCTCCACCATTGAGGCCGAGCCACCCCCCTTCTACTGCACCCCGAGTTCTGTGCTGGAGGCTACAACGCATAGAGCCAAGAGGAGGAGGACGATCGATGGTCCAG aTCTTTCTGAAACAACCACGCTTAAATCCTGCTTTGTACAATGCAACCCCAGTCCTGTCTGTCAAATCCTGGAAGAGTCTGTAGATGGGTTGCCCGGATTGTCATCTGATGGAAAATCTGCAGCTCCCAAACGTAAACTCTTTCAGTTAGCTGGTAAAACAAGGCATTCGGAATGTAATCATGCATTCATAAGAAGGGATGGAGAATCTGCAGCAGGCGGTGATCGAAGAACCGTTGGATGTCCTGGAACTGGCAGCACTGAGGCCTATAAATCCACCAAGCAGGGTCCTGCACAAGGTGAGGGAGATGACAAACCTGACCTGGAATCACTAGGGGGTTCCATCCAGCCTCTGGAGTTCAGAAGTTTCTTTCTTGCCGAGTGTGAGGCCATTTGCAATCGGCTAAAACATTGTGGTAGCAAAAGGCTATTGGATGTGTCCACCATCGACGCTGAACCTCCACCAAGCCTGTCTTCGAGTCTCACCTTTTTATCAGAACTGGACAGCAGCCACGTCAAGGCAACTTCCCATATGGGTTTGACTCAACTGGATCTGGAGAAGATGAACTTAAATCGAACTGCCACAGGTGGAAGCTTTTCTCTACAGAAGCCCTCAAACAGCAATGCAACTGGCCCAAGGAAGAGGACTGTTTTCAACACCACCAAAGACATGGGGAACATGCATGGTGTAGGGTCTATAGCAAATATCACCCAAGACATTGTGACTGGGTGTGATGAGGTGAAAGCTGCCGATGCCACCCAGGACATTGTGACTCTGTACAATGGGGTATCAGCAGATGCCACCCAGGACATTGTGACCAATTGTGATGGGATGAAAGCTGCAAATGCCACCCAGGACATTGTGACCAATTGGGATGGGATGAAAGCTGCAAATGCCACCCAGGACATTGTGACCATGTGCAATGGGGTATCGGCTGCAGATGCCACCCAGGACATTGTGACCAATTGTGATGGGATGAAAGCTGCAAATGCCACCCAGGACATTGTGACCAATTGGGATGGGATGAAAGCTGCAAATGCCACCCAGGACATTGTGACCATGTGCAATGGGGTATCGGCTGCAGATGCCACCCAGGACATTGTGACCAATTGTGATGGAATGAAAGCAGCAGATGCCACCCAGGACATTGTGACCATGTACATTGGGGTATCGGCTGCAAATGCCACCCACGACATTGTGACCATGTGTGATGAGGCCTGTGTGTTGAAGGCAACGTTGAACATGATGGCACCTGACAAAGTGTCCGGTGCAAATACCACTCAAGATATTGTGAAGGAAGATGGCAATTTTGTAGCAGATGTCACCCAGGACATAGACATGGAGCACGATATTTCTGTAGCAAATGCCACAGGAGAGACCATGCCAATGTGCGATGAGAATGGTTCAAATGTCATGCCAAACATTGCAATGCGTGCTGTGGATTGTAAGGGCAACCCTGCAAAAATTATGGGTGCCCATGTATTAAAGACCAATAATGTTGGGACTGTGCATGATGATGTAGCAAACCCCAAAACTGTGACCTTCTGTAACCGGGATCCTGCAGCAGGCCGCACGTTAAACTCTACGACAACTCTTTCCTTGCAGGAATTTAAAACAAAACTCATGAAGGTAACTCATGAAAGTACTACACGTAGAATAATTAAAATGCATTGTGCAGTATCTGCGGCAGATTCAACAAGACCTAAAACTGAAACCTGTGCTGAGGTTCCCATATCAGATACTGCGCAGGATATGGAGACAATTCAAGGCCAAGCTCCTGGAGCAGAGGGAGAACAGGGCAGAGTATGCAATGTGCCAGTTGCTCAAAGGCGTATTTTAATGGCAGGTGATACGAATATCCCAGAGAGAGCACATGGTGCAATAAATAGGGAAAATGGTATTAAAAATACGACTTTTCTATGTATACAGAGGAAGTCTGATCAGAATGGTGTAACCAGTGGCCATACGGGAGACATTGCACATATCTGCAAGGAATTCCTTCCAGCATCCTATACTTCACCTTTATCGACCATGAATAGTACGGTTACCATCAGCAACTCAGGCCAAGTTCATACTGAAGAGTCAACCACTACCATCAACAACTCAAGCCAAGTTCATACTGAAGGGTCAACCACTACCATCAACGACTCAAGCCAAGTTCATTCTGAAGGCACAACCGCTACCATCAGTGACTCTGCCCAAGTTCATTCTATGGGCCCAACCACTACCATCAGTGACGCAGGCCAGGTCCATTCTGAAGGCCCAACCACCACCATAGGCTACTCAGGCCAAGTTTATTCTGAAGGCCCAACCACTACCATCAGCGAATCATGCCAAATTCATACTGAAGGGTCAAAGACCATTGCCATGAGTACACCATCTACCTGTAGGGAGCAGGTCACACACACTACAAAGGATGTTGTAATAAACAGCATGGAGGTGTGTAGCAACATTACAACATGCAATGCCATGGCTACCTCCATTGCAGAAGACACTGGATTTATTACCCGGGAACTAGAATCCAATACAACACCATCCAATACTGAAGTAATTGTGGCAAATTGTACCCTGCAGAGTGGTGTCCCTCAGGTTGCTCAACCAAAGAATGACGGTAGAGGTAATAGAGCGATGTCTCTGGGTGGAGGGAATCCAATGGACTCCATATGTGATCTAGACATAACCCACATTGCCAATGAGGAAAGTGTCTTCCGTAAAGGATCCTTTAACTTTATTACGTCTACACCTCTTCCATGCATGAATAGTAATGTTTTTATTAAGAAGTCAAGTAGTAACTCCATACAGCCCACTCCTAAGCTCTTCCCTAATAAAGATCAGAGAGAGCAGAAACAGATGGCCATTCCCAAACTGGTCACTTCAGGACTGCCAATGAGGGGGAACTTCACCCAGATAAGAGGGCAACTCTCCCAAGATTTCCCCACTCCTGGGCCCATTAAAAGCTCTCTTCCAAAGGCAGCCAAAACCTCATCAAGGGTCCCTAAACCTGCCACCGGCATCTCCATCCCGCGATACCCAGTGGTCTCCACCACAGTTATAAAGACGCAACAAGTGAACGGATCAGTGACTTCAGAGAAAGTTCAGGTGGGACTGAGCACAACAAATAGAATCCCCACTGGTTTGCCAAGGAGGAACGTTGGGATCACCCAGACCGGTGCAGCAAATAGAATTCCACATCCGAAGGGTTTGGAAAATGGCCCCAGAGCTGGCAAAGGTTCTGGCATCAAG GATGGATGTGACACAGACGGGGCTTCCTTTGTGAGACCCCCAGATCAGATCTGTACACTGGCCAATAGGATCCGTACAGAAAAAATCCCCAACGTGACTCCTGGTCCTCCAAGCACGGCACGCGACGGCAAAGCTTCCTTCTTACCTACCCCTCAGCCTGCTG GGCCTAGAACGTTGGGGTCTGTAAGGCCGGGCCTCACTTTTATCCGCACCCCCCAGCTTGCTGGATCCCTGACCGCTTCCAGGATAAGGCCGTGTGCCTCAG